A genomic region of bacterium contains the following coding sequences:
- a CDS encoding LLM class flavin-dependent oxidoreductase: MEFGLFIQGYVPQHRRDVDPDAEHTAFMEELELVIAADKAGFKYVWLPEHHFLDEYSHMSANDAIAGYLAHATERIHIGSGIFNPLPQVNHPAKVAERVAMLDHLTGGRFEFGTGRGAGSHEILGFLHREGITDTSHTKEIWEDVIGEFAKMWTQDTYEGYEGKFWSLPPRKVLPKPWGKGHPAMWYAAGNVTSYAMAARKGLGVLGFSVGALDELAPVLEAYKHDIVNAEPVGAFVNDNLMVTTGAFVAETDQGAVDHALRSSMTYLQSNVFRYHDTFPRPEWVPPWPQTIPMPTADELWQSVGQPGSVMGDPDQALKGCQQWADAGADQLVFGMGSSERADDLKTIELLGKHVIPKIDTDPVHRTTRLREAAA; this comes from the coding sequence ATGGAGTTTGGACTGTTCATCCAGGGATACGTGCCCCAGCATCGCCGGGACGTCGACCCCGATGCCGAGCACACTGCATTCATGGAGGAGTTGGAGCTGGTTATCGCGGCCGACAAGGCCGGGTTCAAGTACGTGTGGCTGCCCGAGCACCACTTCCTCGACGAGTACTCCCACATGTCGGCCAACGACGCCATCGCCGGGTACCTGGCCCACGCCACCGAGCGCATCCACATCGGCTCGGGCATCTTCAACCCGCTGCCCCAGGTGAACCACCCGGCCAAAGTGGCCGAGCGGGTGGCCATGCTCGACCACCTCACCGGCGGCCGGTTCGAGTTCGGCACCGGCCGAGGCGCCGGCAGCCACGAGATCCTGGGCTTTCTGCACCGGGAGGGCATCACCGACACGTCGCATACCAAAGAGATCTGGGAAGACGTGATCGGCGAGTTCGCCAAGATGTGGACCCAGGACACCTACGAGGGCTACGAGGGCAAATTCTGGTCGCTCCCGCCCCGCAAGGTGCTGCCCAAGCCGTGGGGCAAGGGGCATCCGGCCATGTGGTACGCGGCGGGCAACGTGACCAGCTACGCCATGGCCGCCCGCAAAGGCCTCGGTGTGCTCGGTTTCTCGGTGGGCGCCCTCGATGAGCTGGCCCCGGTGCTGGAGGCCTACAAACACGACATCGTCAACGCCGAGCCGGTGGGGGCGTTCGTCAACGACAACCTCATGGTGACCACCGGGGCGTTCGTGGCCGAAACCGATCAGGGGGCCGTGGACCACGCGCTGCGGTCGTCGATGACCTATCTCCAGTCCAACGTGTTCCGCTACCACGACACTTTCCCCCGCCCCGAATGGGTGCCGCCATGGCCCCAGACCATCCCCATGCCGACCGCTGATGAGCTGTGGCAGAGCGTCGGCCAGCCGGGCAGCGTGATGGGCGACCCCGACCAGGCCCTCAAGGGCTGTCAGCAGTGGGCTGACGCCGGGGCCGACCAACTGGTGTTCGGCATGGGCTCCAGCGAGCGGGCCGACGACCTCAAGACCATCGAACTGCTGGGCAAGCACGTGATACCCAAGATCGACACCGACCCGGTACACCGCACAACTCGCCTGCGCGAGGCCGCCGCCTAG
- a CDS encoding alpha/beta hydrolase: MHLNEFASTAEPLDMTVTAEFESLCTSAADLGIPHGSDITYASRNIVARHHRFHFSEWGSSDASTVLLLHGGNQSCHSWDLVSLALADRYHVLALDQRGHGDSEWARDADYSSGAMAADAAAFCEALGVADPIVMGHSMGGMNTMRLTLDHPDLAKAIVLVDIGPEISEVGTQVIRTFVTENREFQDLDDFVAAVQKYDPYRSREHIERTVKYNLFQRVDGTYISKVDHGPRLAHGAEHRRAGDRFTLEDAEFIAQPVLLVRGADSWVLTAEAAERFADALPSGQLVTVPDCSHNVHGQNTPGFLAAVEPFLARFA, from the coding sequence ATGCACCTCAACGAGTTCGCCTCCACGGCTGAACCCCTGGACATGACGGTCACCGCCGAGTTCGAGAGCCTGTGTACCAGCGCGGCCGACCTCGGCATCCCCCACGGTTCTGACATCACCTATGCGTCGCGCAACATCGTGGCCCGCCATCACCGCTTCCACTTCTCCGAGTGGGGCAGCTCTGACGCTTCCACCGTGCTGCTGCTTCACGGCGGCAACCAGTCGTGCCACTCCTGGGACCTGGTCAGCCTGGCGCTGGCCGACCGCTACCACGTTTTGGCCCTCGACCAGCGGGGCCACGGTGACAGCGAATGGGCCCGCGACGCCGACTACTCCTCGGGCGCCATGGCCGCCGACGCCGCCGCCTTCTGTGAGGCGCTCGGGGTGGCCGACCCCATCGTGATGGGCCACTCCATGGGGGGCATGAACACCATGCGCCTCACCCTCGACCACCCCGACCTGGCCAAGGCCATCGTGCTGGTGGACATCGGCCCTGAGATCTCCGAGGTGGGCACCCAGGTGATTCGCACCTTCGTCACCGAGAACCGGGAGTTCCAAGACTTGGATGACTTTGTGGCCGCGGTGCAGAAGTACGACCCCTATCGCAGCCGCGAGCACATCGAGCGAACGGTCAAGTACAACCTTTTCCAGCGGGTCGACGGCACCTACATCTCCAAGGTGGACCACGGACCCCGGCTGGCCCACGGGGCCGAACACCGCCGGGCTGGCGACCGCTTCACCCTGGAGGACGCCGAGTTCATCGCTCAGCCGGTGCTGCTGGTGCGAGGCGCCGACTCCTGGGTGCTCACCGCTGAGGCCGCTGAGCGGTTCGCCGATGCTCTTCCCAGCGGGCAGTTGGTGACCGTGCCTGATTGCAGCCACAACGTCCACGGCCAGAACACCCCCGGTTTTCTGGCCGCGGTGGAGCCGTTCTTGGCAAGGTTTGCGTAG
- a CDS encoding alpha/beta hydrolase, protein MLPIRPDQPPTPPADAFAIHRAPVDGDLSLAYIREGEGGYPLVLVHGYPETKRIWWRNIIPLAEAGYEVIVPDLRGYGDSDLSDNDQYDLVLYSRDIHTLVHDVLGHERVGLLGGDVGGAVIVDMANRWPEFAERMVFFNTVAPFIVDQVDWYTERGLSLNPLPHGPTGDYRIRQGRDPDQLRADLDTPERRRRYVRDCYEHRLWASQHSFEEDDIDFMTEPFADLERLAAGWSVYQLEYGRPMTEPPMMGTQVQAPTLILYGPDDQVVPKDFPKRCEIAFANRVGPVVIPECGHFLQWERADVFNELVKYFYADLKEGSG, encoded by the coding sequence GTGCTTCCCATCCGACCCGACCAGCCCCCCACTCCGCCCGCCGATGCCTTCGCCATCCACCGGGCCCCGGTCGATGGCGACCTGTCGCTGGCCTACATCCGCGAGGGAGAGGGCGGATACCCCCTGGTGTTGGTCCACGGCTATCCCGAGACCAAGCGCATCTGGTGGCGCAACATCATCCCGCTGGCCGAGGCCGGCTACGAGGTGATCGTGCCCGACCTGCGGGGCTACGGCGACTCCGACCTATCTGACAACGACCAGTACGACTTGGTCCTGTACTCCCGCGACATCCACACCCTGGTTCACGACGTGCTCGGCCACGAGCGGGTCGGACTGCTGGGCGGCGACGTGGGCGGCGCGGTGATCGTGGACATGGCCAACCGCTGGCCCGAGTTCGCCGAGCGGATGGTGTTCTTCAACACCGTGGCCCCCTTCATCGTCGACCAGGTGGACTGGTACACCGAGCGGGGCCTGTCGTTGAACCCGCTGCCCCACGGCCCCACCGGCGACTACCGCATCCGCCAGGGCCGCGACCCCGACCAGCTCCGGGCCGACCTCGACACCCCCGAGCGCCGCCGCCGCTATGTGCGCGACTGCTATGAGCATCGGCTGTGGGCCTCCCAGCATTCCTTCGAGGAGGACGACATCGATTTCATGACCGAGCCGTTCGCCGATCTGGAGCGGCTGGCCGCGGGCTGGTCGGTGTACCAACTGGAATACGGTCGACCCATGACCGAGCCGCCCATGATGGGCACCCAGGTCCAGGCCCCCACGCTCATTTTGTACGGCCCCGACGACCAGGTGGTGCCCAAGGACTTCCCCAAGCGCTGCGAGATCGCCTTCGCCAATCGGGTGGGGCCCGTGGTGATCCCCGAATGCGGCCATTTCCTCCAGTGGGAGCGGGCCGATGTGTTCAACGAGCTGGTGAAGTATTTCTACGCTGACCTGAAGGAGGGAAGCGGCTGA
- a CDS encoding enoyl-CoA hydratase/isomerase family protein — MADDPAGHPNAVIDIDEGIITVTLDRPDKLNAISHEMTAALWDAVLALGDRDDLRCMVITAKGRYFTAGQDISSPAGNRPGDPETMDQHPGWNFRRDYRSHHLLYDEMEAVEKPVIMAIQGRCLGAGVEMAGSVDFRFCTPEASFLLPEVNLGSIAGSGGTSRLTRLIGPSWAKWMAMATMEVDAEQAKSIGLMHEVFPAESLMDEVYAFCRHLMSLPIEALGLAKMAVDVYADVTDRNIQRQFDRVAVYSTQHEFEKSMERFGFGKDKNPKS, encoded by the coding sequence ATGGCTGACGACCCGGCCGGCCACCCCAACGCGGTCATCGACATCGACGAGGGCATCATTACGGTCACCCTCGACCGCCCCGACAAGCTGAACGCCATCAGCCATGAGATGACCGCGGCGCTGTGGGATGCGGTTCTGGCGCTGGGCGACCGCGACGATCTTCGCTGCATGGTGATCACCGCCAAGGGCCGCTATTTCACCGCGGGTCAGGACATCTCCAGCCCAGCGGGGAACCGGCCCGGCGACCCCGAGACCATGGACCAGCACCCGGGGTGGAATTTCCGCCGGGACTACCGCAGCCACCACCTGCTTTACGACGAGATGGAGGCGGTGGAGAAGCCGGTGATCATGGCCATCCAGGGACGCTGCCTGGGGGCGGGGGTGGAGATGGCCGGATCGGTGGACTTCCGTTTCTGCACCCCAGAGGCATCGTTCCTGTTGCCGGAGGTGAATTTGGGGAGCATCGCCGGAAGCGGGGGCACCAGCAGGCTGACCCGGCTTATCGGGCCCAGTTGGGCCAAGTGGATGGCGATGGCCACCATGGAGGTCGACGCGGAGCAGGCCAAGTCGATCGGGCTGATGCATGAGGTGTTCCCGGCGGAATCGCTGATGGACGAGGTGTACGCGTTTTGCCGCCACCTGATGTCGCTGCCCATTGAGGCGCTGGGACTGGCCAAGATGGCGGTGGACGTTTACGCCGACGTGACCGACCGGAACATCCAGCGGCAGTTCGACCGGGTGGCGGTGTACTCCACCCAGCACGAGTTTGAGAAGTCAATGGAGCGGTTCGGTTTCGGGAAGGACAAGAACCCTAAATCTTGA